DNA sequence from the Streptomyces canus genome:
GCCGGTCGGGCTCGTCCACGATCGTGCCCGGCACCAGCCGTGTCCCGACCTTCGCCGGGGCGACCGTGCCGGTGAACCGGTAACCCGTGTACCCCTGAACCTTCTTCGTACCCTGGTAACGCAACGTCACCGTCGAACCCAGGGAGTTGTCCCACCACTGGTAGGAGCGTCGCTGCACGTCGAAGGGGAACTTCAGATAGGCCTCGCCCTCGATGTACGGCTTCTCGCCGCAGCAGTGCACGGGCTTGGTGGTCTTGCGATCCATCACCCAGCGGTGCGGGACGAATTCGAGCGCGTCGTGCGGGTCGGCGGCCGGCAGCGACTTGTCGGTGTCGACGGTGGTGGTGACGTCCCACACCGCGGCCCGGCCGCTGCGCTCACTGTCCTCGACGTCACCGCGCACCCGCTGGGTGACGGTGATCCGCTGTCCGGGAACCGTCTCCAGTTCCTCGGTGTCGAAGACGCTGCCCGTCCCGCGGTAGACCGCGGTCTGGTCGATGTCGATCGGATTCACGGCCGCCCGCGGAGCCACGTACCACGCGAGCAACGGCGCCAGTACCAGCAAGAACGTGCCGAGTCCCAGCAGAATCAGGGAGATTGGAGAGGCTGTACGGCGCATCCGGACACTCCAGGGGCGTGAGTTGACGGAGTTCGGGCCGCTCTGGGCCCTGTCGTCACACTCCCGTCGTCCGCCCGTAGGGCGGGCCGAGCGGCGTCTGGTGCGTGCAGCTGCAAGGCGGAGGAGGGCGTCGACGCGGAGCGTCGGCAACCGACGACAACGCCGCTGGGGGTCCCCCCCCACGCCTTTTGGGCAGTGGGGGAGTGCGTGCCAGGCGTCGCTCGGCAGGCGGGAGTGTGACGACAGGGCTCTTGGGCCGGAGACCGTATGCGTGTTGGCACGGGGTGTCAATGTCTTGACGGATTGTCAATGTCCTGTCGACACTGGGGCGACAGGCAGGGTGGGTACCGGACGGGTTCCGGGTGGGGACGTACGCCGGATCGAGCCGCTCGAGAGAGGCTGCCCCTGCGATGTCCAGACTGCTCGCCGCCGCACTGACCGTCGTGGTCGCCGCTTTGCTCGCCCTCGGTGCCGCGCTCGGCATCGTCGCCCTGCTGGAGGCGACGCCCGAGCAGCCCAACACCCCGTTGATCACCTACGAGCAGACGGACCAGGGGAGTTGACCCGTGCCCGCCCGCCCGGCAGCTGTGAACACCCGCTCGGCCTGGCACGACGTCCCCCGCCTCCAGGTCCGCCGCTTCGCGGCCATCGCCATGGCCGAGGCGCCGGCCCTCGCGGAGGAGATCCTGCGCGAGATCCGCCGCGAGTACCCCCATCTGCCGGTGGTCCTCGACGAGTCCGGCGAGCCGATGGCGCTGGTCGGCATCCGCCGCGCGATCGAGGTCTTCGTCCAGCACCTGGAGACGGCGGAGGGCCGTCCCACGGTCCCCCCGGGCGTCTTCCAGGAGTTCGGCCGCGGCGAGGGTCTGAACGGCCGGAGCCTCGACTCCCTCCAGGCGATCTACCGCATGGGCGTACGTCTGGCCTGGCGCCGGTTCGCCGACATCGGCCAGCGCGTGGAGATCCCGCCGCCGGCGATGTACGAGCTGGTGGACGCGGGCTATGAGTACCTGGACGGCCTGGTCGACCAGTCGGTCCGGGGCTACGCGGAGGCAGCGGCCCGCCAGGCGGGCGAGCGCCTGCGCCTCCAGCGCCGCCTGATGGAGTTACTCCTGGCCGAACGCCACCGGGGCGACCCGGCGGACGCGCTGACGGAACGCGCGGCCCGCATCGGCTGGCCCCTCCCGAAGAAGGTGGCGGTCGGCGTCCTGCTCCGTCCGGCCCGGGAGGCGGTGCCCCCCGCGGTGG
Encoded proteins:
- a CDS encoding DUF3068 domain-containing protein, with translation MRRTASPISLILLGLGTFLLVLAPLLAWYVAPRAAVNPIDIDQTAVYRGTGSVFDTEELETVPGQRITVTQRVRGDVEDSERSGRAAVWDVTTTVDTDKSLPAADPHDALEFVPHRWVMDRKTTKPVHCCGEKPYIEGEAYLKFPFDVQRRSYQWWDNSLGSTVTLRYQGTKKVQGYTGYRFTGTVAPAKVGTRLVPGTIVDEPDRPQVLAEEWYSNHGIELVVDQRTGRVVYAQVGPKRTLRAPGAKKDAVVLLDSPKIAFTTATQKEAVRLAKRDSGQLRAVGETLPIGAAVAGFVLAAVGGVLVVRGRRRPESTDMSDTPEPVLTM
- a CDS encoding PucR family transcriptional regulator, which produces MPARPAAVNTRSAWHDVPRLQVRRFAAIAMAEAPALAEEILREIRREYPHLPVVLDESGEPMALVGIRRAIEVFVQHLETAEGRPTVPPGVFQEFGRGEGLNGRSLDSLQAIYRMGVRLAWRRFADIGQRVEIPPPAMYELVDAGYEYLDGLVDQSVRGYAEAAARQAGERLRLQRRLMELLLAERHRGDPADALTERAARIGWPLPKKVAVGVLLRPAREAVPPAVGQGVLLDMDYEQPRMVVPEPGAAGRPELLHRALTGWAGAIGPPVPLADAAKSLRWAEAAVRLMERDLLPAGDVLYCTEHTEALVLLQPEELIDDLALRCLAPLRHCGPTHGRRLAETLLAWLETRGGAPEVAARLGVHPQTVRYRLRQIRELWGDEIDDPDRRFELELVLRARRLRGELA